In Aspergillus fumigatus Af293 chromosome 6, whole genome shotgun sequence, the genomic window CGACATTATGGTGATGATTGTCTAAATGCAAATGTTGCAAAAATGGAAGAGAATATCTCCGTATGCGATAAATAGATAAGCGTCGGTGGCCCGCCCAGATCTCCGGAAAAAAGTTTACTGTGGCAAACAGATTGTTTAGAAGAACTACAAGCGAAGGTATAGCACCAAACTatgatgagaatgagaaTTACGAGCATAGTCTCCCGTAAAATCTGGATGCTCAAGTTCGGCGCAGACTACAAACAGTTCAAAGGCAAACACGTTGAAAACCCCTGATCGAAATAAACATGATAAATTAAGAGAGACAATCGCAGTCGGATTTTGTAAAATCAAGCCTTTGCTTTTCCCTTGCCCTTTGGATTGTCAATTtgctcgacttcttcgtcttcagaATCACTCATGAactcgtcgtcatcatcaaatcCAATGAATTTTCGGGTCGGCGCTGACTTGACAGCCGGCTCTGACGGTGTGGGTACATCCGCCGggtcttgttcttcatcactctcttcctctgagCTGTTCTGTGTCTCCTGCCCACTACCCTCACTAGCACTGGCGCTCGTACTAGATCCGCCCAGGATCGTGTCGCGTAAGTTATCCGTCCACACTCCATCCCTCATTGCTGCCAAGACAGCTTCCCTGGCCTTTTCGTTCATttcctccttgtcttccatCCACTGCCCATCAATTTTATGTTTGCCGCCACCGTTCTTTAATTCCTCCTGGCGCTTTTCTGCAGCCTCCACAACAGCCTGCCACCGGCGCCGCCgctcttccttttctttccgaTCCATCTCCGGTTTGACTGCAAGGTATTCGGCCAGAGCCTTTGCTTCGTTGACCGTGCGAATACGGCGACCGTCAAGGTTGCGACTAGAGCCATTGTCGTCCCCCTGATTGCGCTTCCGCTTGCTCGACATACGTCCACCAGCCGCACGAAGCTGGGAACCAAAACCACCTTTGCCTCCACGCAGGGGAACAGTCAAccggagggggaggagatTCGATGTTGTTGCAACTTCGCCTTTGGAGGCGCCAAATAGAGAAAATAAACGTTCACATGATGGAACAAGTTGTTTGTTACTCGTTGTGGTCAAGACAAGGGACTGAAGCGGTATCGACGACGGTAAGTATGCGGAGACTCTGTCGGTAAGATCGGAGATTGTCGATGTTGATGGGAGGGAGAATGAGACTGTCGAAGGTAGGGAAAGTCCTGGGAAGGATGAAAGGAGTACGTTCACTGTTTGTGCTGCCATACTGGTCGTTGGGTATCCAACTGCCACTGAAATTAGTGTACTTGAATGATTATGCGGCTAGTTAATTCCTTTAGAGAGGAGTGTGCGTGGTCAAGTGTTCGAGATGTAAGTAAAGTGTGAATTGACGTAGAGGAGGCGTTGAAGTTTGTCAAAAGCGGAGTTGAAGATAAGGGAAGATGACTAAGAAGTAGTGGCTGGTGCCGCAGGCTGAAGAGGGCCATTGGCGTGGAATCATGTGATCCGTAGCATATCAGGCTAGCGCGCTGATCAGGGTCACAACCCTAACAGGCGTTCCCGAACAGGAAGCGTCGCACTTTTAACCTGGGCTGCCGCTCCACTTGATCACTTCCATCATATAAACCATTCTCCTCGCGTTGTCAGAGCGATTCCCCGAATAGCGCCTGGAACTCGCGACAATGTACGTGCTACCTTTAGCTTCATGGCTTTCGGCACTGATTTCGTATTGGTATTAATATTACTGCAGGCTTATCCCCAAGGAAgaccgcaagaagatccACGAGTACCTCTTTCGCGGTATGTTGCTGTCGACTACCAATCGTTCTGCTTTCGCAGCGCAGATTGATTCGCTCAATTGACGACGAACTCTCACTGACTTGGTACTTCTTATTGAACAGAGGGTGTGCTCGTGGCCAAGAAGGACTTCAACCTTCCCAAGCATGGCGACATTGACACCAAGAACCTCTACGTAAGTCGACCCCATAACCGCTTGAGGAAAGTCAAAGACGAACAGTTGCGTCTGACATGTGTGTTTCTACTACTATAGGTGATCAAGGCCTGCCAGTCCCTGAACTCCCGCGGCTATGTCAAGACCCAGTTCTCGTGGCAGTACTACTACTACACCCTCACCCCCGAGGTAGGTTTACTGTCGACCACCGATGAATTGATCCGCATCTGATTTCTTCTATCCAGGGTCTTGACTACCTCCGCGAGTGGCTCCACCTTCCCGCCGAGGTTGTTCCCGCTACCCACATCAAGCAGCAGCGTTCTCACGCTCCCCCTCGCGGCATGATGGGTGGTGAGGAGCGCGAGCGTCGCCCCCGTGCTCCCCGTGAGGGTGGCTACCGTCGTCGTGAGCAGGAGCCCAAGGAGGGTGGTGCCCCCGGCGAGTTCGCCCCCAGCTTCCGCGGTGGCTTCGGCCGTGGCCGTGGTGCCCCCGCTTCTTAAAGGAAGGTTGTTCGTCTCTCGGTCATCCAAGGGGTTCATGGATGCTGCAAGTGTGGCTTGAGTAGGCTTTAAAAGTCAGAAAAAGCTGCATTCTTGCTCATCCCATAATAAAAATGGAACTACTCTTTCTATCTGGGGAGTGAGGATTATGTACTGCCAATGCCTCTTGTTACGAACTAGTTAGGATTAATGGCAAAATCATCATGACTCAGTCCGATCAGTCTGTGCTACTTGTAGATTTGTTGGTTTCTAGCTAACATAGTAGCACTTGAATTTACAATAGAAAAGTGCTCAATAAACCCTTCCTTTGTCCAAAAGGTCGGAGAGAGCATATGAGCAGTTTGATTTCTTGATATCTCATTACAAGCACAATTCCTACGCAGAGAATCTCCTCCTGTCATATCGGAGTACTGCCTGCAGAATGACTGATGCGCCTGTGGCACAGTCGTCCACAGAGCAAAACTCTTCGGGATGATGGCTCAAACCGTCCTTGCACGGCACAAATATCATACTTGTGGGAACTCGTTTGGAGGTGAAAACACTGTCATGCCCTGCACCGCTCATAATAGTCCGCACAAGTGACTTGGGATCAGAGACACCAGCATCGGCAACGACGGCTTCTGCTGATTCTTGAACACATTCAATGCAGTCTGGGTGAAATTTGACCGCTGGGGAGTCGAAATCCATGGTCCACTCCACTCGACATGGCTTCCCAATACCCTTACCTTCCTCGGCAGCAATTGCGTCGAAATCCTTCCTCAATTCTGCTTCCACGACGGCGACTAATTCGGTCTCTGGCCCGCGAATATCGAGGGAGAAGCTTACAAGTCCTGGCACGGTGTTGACACTCCCAGGCTTCGCCTCGATAATACCAACACTTGCCAAACAGCCGTGAGAAGATGCAACTTCCCTAGCGCGAACCATCATGCGGGCAAAAGCGTACAGGGCATCGGCTCGGTGCTGGAAGGCTGTAGTACCAGTATGAGTGTCTCTACCGATGACGTTCAAGCGGTACCAGCGGTATGCCTGGACGGCGGTGACTACACCGACGCGCTGGTTGGCAGACTCGAGATGTGGCCCCTGTTCGATGTGAAGTTCAAAGTGCGCTGCCATCGGCGTTTCTTTGTATGAGCATGGGACACTCCCAAGGTAGTTGATCTTTTTCAGGGCGGATTTCATTGTCTCTGGAGAGGAGGCTGCGGTAGGTAGTGAAGCCACCGTAGGAACTTCCTTAAGGTCATGGGCCCTCGAAAGAGGTATGCACTCCGCCCACACGCCGGAAGAAATCATGCTAACCGGGAATCGAGCCCCCTCCTCGCTATGAAAATGTTACTACATTGTCTGCTGCAGGAATTTGCGCACCTCATCTTGAGAAACGGCTCTTACTTTGTCCAGTTGACAACTCCTATACCTCCCTCAGTCTCGATTCCCATCTCGTCAATGACCTTCAAAGCCTCAATGCCTGCAAGGACTCCGAGGATCCCGTCATATCGACCGCCAGTCGGCTGAGTGTCCAGATGGCTGCCGATGAATGTGGCAGGCACATCCTTTCGACGACCCGGGCGTACGGCGAAGATATTGCCCATTTCATCGATAGTAATATTGCACTTCAGTGCTTTAGCAGTGTCGATAAACCAGTCCCTCACACTCTTGTCCTCCTCGGACAGGGCGAGCCGCTGCATACCAGTATCTGTCGGTCCACTGAGCCAGACATCTGTCAGCACTGCCTCAGTTAAACTACACATGGGACCAGAGTATCATGGCGGAGCTCCATTTTTTGCTCGCCAAGTTTACGAACAGCACCGGGCCAGGTTTAGAAAGAATGCAGGACGCCATGCTTACTCTCCCCATCGGATACCGTAGCCCCATTGACAGCTGTGATGAAGGTCTTTTGCAAGACGGTCCTTGTTTGCGCGTAAAGCTGCGACCTGACTTTCGCTCAATTCCGTGGATAACATGGCTTGGCCCCTTGAGATCGAGAAATACCGTTGGGATCGTATGAATGCAGATCTAATGGGATGTGATGGTCCTCGCTTGAAAGGTAGTTGGacagctggtgaagctgcaAACTTAAAACTCCACGCAAATGCCATGGCGCCTTTCAACGGAGGAACGACGACAATTTATCTACGAGCCCTCGGTACGAAGAATGGCTCGCTTGATAGGGAAGCCTTGCGGGGAAAAGCAGAGATAAGATGACTGCTCAGGGTGGGGTCAGGCCTATCAACGCGGGGCTCGGGGATCTCATCGAGTTCAACAGTCGTCAATTGGGTGATTTCGAGCCGTTAGAAGCGGACTTTTGTCCGTTTATCAGGATAGGtttgcttctccaactcggAAGATTTGGGGTAGCTGGAAAGCCTACGGAGGGGACGCAACACCTGCCTCGAATGGAGTAGTGGAATACCCTCTAGATGCTTTGATAAAGCAGGAATAAGACTGGTTTGAGTGCGAACCTAGACTCATGACTTTCGCTTCGCTACAGCTTGCCAACATGTCAAGTCACGATGAGCTTGAAAATCAAAGGTCTAGAGTTGCATGCAGTTATTGACAAAGGCGGAGTAGGAGCGCTCACAGTGGCTATAGCCACAGGCATGCCAGTTAAAGGACACGCACTTTATGATAGACACTGCACCTATTTGAGGCATGTTCAGGGCGAAAATTCTGCTATAAAAAAGGACACGACAATTTACGAAGGAATTAATCCAAAATCCCCACAAAAATAAAAGTAACAAAATCGACAGCTATGTCGATGGAAAGGTCCAAAGATTGAGAAGAGGAGTATGTTGGGCAAGCCACGGCCATCTCTGGTAAAAGGCAAGAAATGGGTTCTGAGCTAGCTTGTCCCACTCCTCGAGGGAATGTGCCCGATTTAAATTATAACCAAACTCATATCACATAAAGGTTCTCCGTTCGAATCCGGCTCTCctctcccttttctttctttcggGTTCTTTTGACATCGCATACCCCGCACTCAACCCACCTGCCCGCATTTGAACAGTTCATTGACTTCACAGTTGATTACTATCTGCTGTCAATCGGTACTTCACTTAATATACGTGTATAGCTATCTACTCCATCCACACGTCGTCTACATAATGTCTTCCGCTGCTTGTGTATTCTGCAAAATCATCAAGGGTGAGTCCAATCTTCTGTCGTTCAGCGTCCAGTGAGCTGCTGCGTCTCCAACTTTACAAGAAAGGCTTGCGATGACGCTGTAGGCACTCCTGCTTGATGGGCGCTAAGCTTCTTTGTGAGAAATAGGTGATATCCCTTCTTTCAAGCTCTTCGAGAGCGACAAGGTTTTTGCTTtccttgatatccagccTCTCAGCCGTGGCCATGCGGTAAGTTCTGACACCTTTACGTTGGACCGCAGTATAACCTACCCGAGATATCAATCCTATACCGAGGGATATGATAACTCATAAGCCGTTCGTATACATCTCAGCGGGTCACACGCTGTTAATGTTGAGAAGAGCATAATTCCGCTAACAGTAGGGCTGAATCGTATGTAATAGCTCGTGATTCCCAAGTTCCACGGTGCAAAGCTCACCGATATCCCTGACGAAGACCTCAAGGAACTCCTGGTACGTGAAGAACGGAAGAAGACACGAGCAGAATTTCGTGTCACCCGCCCTTCTATACCCTTTGCACGTCTCTGAGGACCTTGGGGGATAAGGTCCACGGACTCTGAACCTTGTCCCCCCCAGGTTACAGGGTCCCTTCCTGATCTTATTCTCAATAGCAGGAGGCTGACAGTTGTTATCTCTGGTAGCCCGTGGCCAAGCAAATTGCCAAAGCAAGTGGCGCAGAAGATTTCAATATCCTGCAGAACAACGGCCGCATTGCTCACCAAGTTGTCGACCATGTAAGAGACTGTTTCTGGGCATAGAAGTGAAATACAGCGCTAATCCTTACTTTTCTATCTGATTAGGTCCACTTCCACATGGTACGCCTTAGCATGCCTCCTGGTATACGGAGAAATGGGGCTAACCCGCACATTAACAGATTCCCAAGCCAAATGAGACAGAGGGTCTTGGTATTGGATGGCCTTCACAGCCTACCGACATGGACAAACTCAAGGCTCTGCACGAGGAAATCAAGTCCAAGATGTAACCAACACAATCAGTCCAAAAGTTGCCGTCCTTGGCTCGATACAAGAAGTTGGCGTCGTCCTTCAGTCCCTGTCGAGCATTGACTGTGTCATTACCAAAGCCAATTTCCAAATCCATTCCTTATACCATCCAGTAAAAAGTCAAGACAGTATATACGGAATTGATGTATTAGTATAGACTACAATGCTCTATATATACAAACTATCGTCCAGTACAACATCACGACTCATCTTTGAGCCCGTCGCTGTCCAAGAGGTAAACAAAGTCACGTCTATAGTACTCAGCCTCATCACCTCTTGACTCTCCATATTATTGGCTGCTGGCCGCATTTCCCTTCGACATGCTCTCCGCTGAATAGAAGTCGATTTTGCCATTACCTTGGATCACATTCAAGCGATCGTACAGGGACCTGGCACGTACGTAAGGGTCAAGCTGCCAGTATTGCTCCCTCAACCGCTCAATAAGGTCCTTTCTCTTATCCTTAGCTGTAGCCACAGCATCCTTGTCTCCCTTGGAGCTGGCCGCAATCCATGAAATGGTCGCATTTTGGATTTCTTTGCCGAGTTCATGTCGCTCTGCTAACAGCTTGTCACGTTTGGCAGTGTCTTCCATCGGCTTATTTTCGTCCGGTTCGCATTCCAGGTACTTGTACTCCCAATTCTCATCACCCTCAAGCTCCTTCATGATGCGATCTCGAGGAATGAACTGCTCCAGATCCTTGACGTTCTTTGTGAAATGGACCTTAGCAGCAACGACCGGGTCAAGCCATCCTTTGATGATGTTCCAGATTCCTGTGCAGAAATACTTCAGTACATACGGCTTTCAATTTAGGAACGAAGACAAACCAGAGAAGATCCAAGGCGCCTTGTGAATGAGCACAACCCCTAATGATTCAGGATAGTTGGCCTCGAAGCATTTGATCATGAACTTGACCGGGGAGTAATCCTGCCGAGGTAAGTGAATGTTTATGGCAGATTGAAGATCGTGGTCATACCATATTCGCCAATGAGAAGTCGGTCATGTCAAAAATGATACACTAGAATGTGTCAGGTGCATCTCGGCGGGGTTTACCTAAGATTTGAGACTCACAGCTGTTTCGACGGGAGGCGCAAGCATCATGCGCGCCGATTCAATTGTGTAGACAGTGAAGCGGTCCAAGACTTCTTGGCTTTGATCACCAGCCTTATGCAGGCGCACCCTGACAACGCAAATTGGCCGGCCGGATTTGTCGACACCATGGAGGAAACTCTTACCCCGACGCATTTGCGTCAAGAATTCCTCaccagccttcttttcaaTAGGATCGGAACTCTGCGACTGTCTGAGGGCCTGTTGCTCGCCATTCTTCATGATATCGTCATCCACCTTCACGTCCATCAACCTCCAGCGGATAGTAGAGATAAACATGACGAGAGCATTCTTGACATCCCACTTACGCGCCCGTAGAAAGCGTAACAGTAGAGAATCGGGGTTATCTTGTTTAACCATAGT contains:
- a CDS encoding M20 family metallo-hydrolase — its product is MAFAWSFKFAASPAVQLPFKRGPSHPIRSAFIRSQRYFSISRGQAMLSTELSESQVAALRANKDRLAKDLHHSCQWGYGIRWGDGPTDTGMQRLALSEEDKSVRDWFIDTAKALKCNITIDEMGNIFAVRPGRRKDVPATFIGSHLDTQPTGGRYDGILGVLAGIEALKVIDEMGIETEGGIGVVNWTNEEGARFPVSMISSGVWAECIPLSRAHDLKEVPTVASLPTAASSPETMKSALKKINYLGSVPCSYKETPMAAHFELHIEQGPHLESANQRVGVVTAVQAYRWYRLNVIGRDTHTGTTAFQHRADALYAFARMMVRAREVASSHGCLASVGIIEAKPGSVNTVPGLVSFSLDIRGPETELVAVVEAELRKDFDAIAAEEGKGIGKPCRVEWTMDFDSPAVKFHPDCIECVQESAEAVVADAGVSDPKSLVRTIMSGAGHDSVFTSKRVPTSMIFVPCKDGLSHHPEEFCSVDDCATGASVILQAVLRYDRRRFSA
- a CDS encoding telomere maintenance SDE2 family protein, with the translated sequence MAAQTVNVLLSSFPGLSLPSTVSFSLPSTSTISDLTDRVSAYLPSSIPLQSLVLTTTSNKQLVPSCERLFSLFGASKGEVATTSNLLPLRLTVPLRGGKGGFGSQLRAAGGRMSSKRKRNQGDDNGSSRNLDGRRIRTVNEAKALAEYLAVKPEMDRKEKEERRRRWQAVVEAAEKRQEELKNGGGKHKIDGQWMEDKEEMNEKAREAVLAAMRDGVWTDNLRDTILGGSSTSASASEGSGQETQNSSEEESDEEQDPADVPTPSEPAVKSAPTRKFIGFDDDDEFMSDSEDEEVEQIDNPKGKGKAKA
- a CDS encoding CRAL-TRIO domain-containing protein — protein: MHACLSIRRRLLLSSANSVHFRSYSVPLLLAEGASKPSSVSGSLARRLIFSVPSSRNNPPRKASSFWTITFALALIYGGVWLQDKRFHSKNDSPPPSISQNIQLEQEPFLGVIDTLKTMPTELPPGTVGNLTAEQEAKLQEFWILLLKVFGVKLDALESAKEASTSASQENKKESKRRFGLFGRGKDSEDGTASEKSAEGITTNLASINISDTDDKYGQSKEFQQTLVDMSPEDIRTTFWTMVKQDNPDSLLLRFLRARKWDVKNALVMFISTIRWRLMDVKVDDDIMKNGEQQALRQSQSSDPIEKKAGEEFLTQMRRGKSFLHGVDKSGRPICVVRVRLHKAGDQSQEVLDRFTVYTIESARMMLAPPVETACIIFDMTDFSLANMDYSPVKFMIKCFEANYPESLGVVLIHKAPWIFSGIWNIIKGWLDPVVAAKVHFTKNVKDLEQFIPRDRIMKELEGDENWEYKYLECEPDENKPMEDTAKRDKLLAERHELGKEIQNATISWIAASSKGDKDAVATAKDKRKDLIERLREQYWQLDPYVRARSLYDRLNVIQGNGKIDFYSAESMSKGNAASSQ
- a CDS encoding 40S ribosomal protein eS10, encoding MLIPKEDRKKIHEYLFREGVLVAKKDFNLPKHGDIDTKNLYVIKACQSLNSRGYVKTQFSWQYYYYTLTPEGLDYLREWLHLPAEVVPATHIKQQRSHAPPRGMMGGEERERRPRAPREGGYRRREQEPKEGGAPGEFAPSFRGGFGRGRGAPAS
- a CDS encoding HIT family protein, with the protein product MSSAACVFCKIIKGDIPSFKLFESDKVFAFLDIQPLSRGHALVIPKFHGAKLTDIPDEDLKELLPVAKQIAKASGAEDFNILQNNGRIAHQVVDHVHFHMIPKPNETEGLGIGWPSQPTDMDKLKALHEEIKSKM